In a genomic window of Aricia agestis chromosome 2, ilAriAges1.1, whole genome shotgun sequence:
- the LOC121739693 gene encoding neuromedin-U receptor 2-like encodes MNDTYIDNDTEYSSYGVGLSFYEDKTVGEGSTTVKILLTGFLGIFMVFSLIGNICTCAVIARDKNMRTPTNCYLLNLAITDLMIALFVPIEIYLIWEPDFYPLDEEGCRLHFLLWDLLSNCSVLTILAFTIERYLVISKPFLRQTLVLNSRVFKIVSVNWAVACLFAIPNAFYVYLVERKQNVYCFFTVPDTEKTYLVCMELLVFYVLPMTVIFVLYVLIAMKLRSTKSTSRQNPVHGKQKRNKAVKLLVAVAASFFICWSPYSALRLMIVLPGLSYDHYFNLWRVVIYLSSINIYMSTAVNPILYSLMSHKFRNAFRDLLKRGPSRSQATASHTRRSEC; translated from the exons ATGAACGACACCTACATAGACAACGACACCGAGTATTCCTCGTATGGGGTCGGCCTGTCCTTCTACGAGGACAAAACTGTGGGGGAGGGAAGTACGACGGTGAAGATATTGCTGACCGGTTTCCTCGGAATCTTCATGGTGTTCAGTCTGATCGGGAACATCTGCACCTGCGCGGTCATAGCGAGAGACAAGAACATGAGAACCCCGACCAACTGCTACCTCCTGAACCTCGCTATAACCGATCTGATGATAGCCCTGTTCGTGCCGATAGAGATCTACCTCATTTGGGAGCCCGACTTCTACCCCCTGGACGAGGAGGGCTGCCGGCTGCACTTTCTCCTCTGGGACCTGCTGAGCAACTGCAGCGTGCTCACGATTCTCGCCTTTACGATCGAGCGCTACCTGGTCATATCTAAGCCGTTCCTCCGGCAGACTTTAGTTCTAAATTCGCGTGTATTCAAAATCGTGTCTGTGAACTGGGCGGTGGCGTGCCTGTTCGCGATACCCAACGCGTTCTACGTGTATCTAGTCGAGAGGAAGCAGAATGTGTACTGTTTCTTCACCGTTCCGGACACGGAGAAGACTTATTTGGTGTGTATGGAGCTGCTGGTGTTCTACGTGCTGCCCATGACGGTTATTTTCGTCCTGTACGTGCTGATCGCCATGAAGCTTCGCTCCACGAAGTCGACCTCGCGCCAGAACCCCGTGCACGGAAAACAGAAACGCAATAAAGCGGTCAAGCTGCTCG tTGCCGTAGCCGCATCGTTTTTCATCTGCTGGTCGCCGTACTCTGCACTGCGACTTATGATCGTGTTACCTGGCTTAAGTTACgatcattattttaat CTGTGGCGTGTGGTGATCTACCTGAGCTCCATCAACATCTACATGTCTACGGCCGTCAACCCCATCCTCTACAGCCTCATGTCGCACAAGTTCAGAAACGCCTTCAGA